One genomic window of Ziziphus jujuba cultivar Dongzao chromosome 4, ASM3175591v1 includes the following:
- the LOC107415802 gene encoding uncharacterized protein LOC107415802 isoform X3, giving the protein MENGYDGKLARKFAGLGLGLGSGLPPVVSTGEPSSTATTTNSDHNDSSLFQVMKAVEAAEATIKQQVEENNRLRTELQQKILQLEKFKLDASVAQRSHSVDHWSEHVHGSYEAHQSVNSVGNQQDRVKSMGNTSGVDSPGTLVLRHDLKPNSGGALQSNEGTQSERSKINGTVKVPPGQLPTDNAGFSSPSATSFSPSRFQIEGEYDPRFNMSGQGLMQMAEINNPNSLWKQIREHEEEILQLRKHLADYSIKAFDQQQQDLVDAASKALSYRQDIIEENIRLHYALQDAQQERSTFVSSLLPLLAEHSLQPPVADAQSIVSNVKFLFKNLQEKLLLTESKLKESQYQLTPWRSDVNNSNIAPQSPFHSIGAALATSNKNGLELVPQPTYSHGQVPVSTSDAQTGEWDLVHRHQSGYGGVGTRNTEPDDLGRYSPLASRNTATNDMPVQQSVTRGDAHVAQYSEETTNKQVTFRDPVSNSEMDDQDAEGNHNEREMPANWSSVNPTYTTTLDDPSSSFSPFLAPVLEEPSSSFSEVADDDPLPAIENLQISGEAWPGQELQACGYSINGTTSCNFEWVRHLEDGSVNYIEGAKQPNYLVTADDVGTYLAIEVQPLDNRKRKGELVKVFANDHKKITCDPDMQNVTQKTDTFYNLLPVFTDPDMQNVIEKTLYSGHASCKVSLSVGHLDIWEPAQLTIKRDSCIIKCSGSSGAVVTEKFLPTTSVTIPYGSPTEFIISGSGGVDHLLRADDNSDISCSRDTIVLTLRVFILRASERRKGKKRGLFFNK; this is encoded by the exons ATGGAGAATGGATACGATGGGAAATTGGCGAGGAAATTCGCAGGTCTAGGGTTAGGCTTAGGCTCAGGCTTGCCTCCCGTTGTCTCTACCGGCGAGCCTTCTTCCACCGCCACCACCACAAACAGTGACCACAACGACAGTAGCTTGTTTCAGGTCATGAAAGCCGTCGAAGCTGCTGAGGCCACCATCAAGCAACAG GTTGAAGAAAATAACCGATTAAGGACTGAGCTTCAGCAAAAAATTCTCCAACTTGAGAAATTT AAACTAGATGCATCAGTGGCACAGAGGTCTCATTCTGTCGATCACTGGTCTGAGCATGTTCATGGCTCCTACGAAGCTCATCAGTCAGTTAACTCTGTAGGTAATCAGCAAGACAGAGTTAAGAGCATGGGTAACACATCTGGAGTTGATTCACCTGGTACACTGGTTCTCCGTCATGATTTGAAGCCAAATAGTGGTGGTGCTCTACAAAGTAATGAGGGGACACAGTCCGAAAGGAGCAAGATTAATGGGACAGTGAAGGTACCGCCTGGTCAGTTACCCACTGATAATGCTGGATTCTCTTCTCCATCAGCAACATCCTTCTCTCCAAGCAG GTTTCAGATTGAAGGGGAATATGATCCAAGGTTCAATATGTCTGGACAGGGACTGATGCAGATGGCTGAAATAAATAATCCTAACAGCCTCTGGAAGCAG ATTCGAGaacatgaggaagagattttgCAGTTACGGAAACATCTGGCTGATTATTCTATAAag GCCTTTGATCAGCAGCAACAGGACCTTGTTGATGCTGCATCTAAAGCTCTGTCCTACAGACAAGATATCATTGAGGAAAACATACGTCTCCATTATGCATTACAG GATGCTCAACAAGAGAGATCAACATTTGTTTCCTCTTTGCTGCCTCTTCTTGCGGAGCACTCTTTGCAGCCACCAGTTGCTGATGCCCAGTCAATTGTTAGCAATGTCAAG TTTCTGTTCAAAAATTTGCAAGAGAAGCTTTTGCTTACTGAG TCAAAGTTAAAGGAATCACAGTATCAACTGACACCTTGGCGTTCAGATGTGAACAACTCAAACATTGCCCCACAGTCACCATTTCACTCCATTGGTGCAGCATTGGCAACTTCA AACAAAAATGGGCTTGAATTGGTTCCTCAGCCAACATATTCTCATGGACAAGTACCAGTGTCTACATCAGATGCTCAGACAGGAGAATGGGATCTTGTACATCGTCATCAAAGTGGTTATGGTGGTGTTGGAACAAGGAATACGGAACCCGATGACTTGGGGAGGTATTCACCTCTTGCAAGCAG GAATACTGCAACAAATGATATGCCTGTGCAACAGTCTGTTACCAGGGGTGATGCTCATGTTGCTCAGTATAGTGAAGAAACCACCAATAAACAGGTGACATTCCGTGACCCTGTCAGCAATAGTGAGATGGATGATCAAGATGCTGAGGGAAACCATAATGAGAGAGAGATGCCAGCCAATTGGAGTTCAGTTAACCCTACTTACACAACAACACTTGATGATCCCAGTTCTTCGTTTTCTCCTTTTCTAGCACCAGTTCTTGAAGaaccttcttcttcattttcagAGG TGGCAGATGATGATCCATTACCAGCAATAGAGAACCTCCAAATTTCAGGTGAAGCTTGGCCAGGGCAGGAGCTTCAAGCATGTGGATACTCTATTAATGGAACAACAAGTTGCAATTTTGAG TGGGTGCGTCATCTGGAAGATGGATCTGTTAATTATATTGAGG GTGCAAAGCAACCAAACTACCTTGTTACTGCTGATGATGTTGGTACATACCTTGCTATTGAAGTCCAGCCTCTGGATAACAGAAAGCGCAAG GGAGAGCTTGTAAAGGTTTTCGCTAACGATCATAAAAAGATAACTTGTG ATCCTGACATGCAAAATGTCACACAGAAGACTGATACATTTTACAATTTACTTCCTGTGTTCACAGATCCTGACATGCAAAATGTCATAGAGAAGACTCTGTACAGTGGCCATGCATCCTGTAAAGTATCGCTGTCG gTTGGGCATCTTGATATATGGGAACCAGCTCAACTGACCATTAAGAGGGATTCCTGCATTATTAAGTGCAGTGGCTCCAGTGGTGCTGTAGTCACAGAAAAATTTTTACCAACGACAAGT GTTACAATTCCATATGGAAGTCCAACAGAATTTATAATAAGTGGTTCTGGTGGTGTTGATCATCTCTTAAGAGCAGATGATAACTCAGATATTAGCTg TTCGAGAGACACAATTGTGCTCACTTTGAGAGTATTCATCCTAAGG GCTAGTGAGAGACGGAAAGGGAAGAAAAGaggtttattttttaacaagtaG